From a region of the Alnus glutinosa chromosome 1, dhAlnGlut1.1, whole genome shotgun sequence genome:
- the LOC133858736 gene encoding uncharacterized protein LOC133858736, with product MRVLSQLKHSSLRHMHPGSSMSLKRLGGWAILSSPPMLPFSVKADSFTRRVSVRLAIRALKLSHRRVRSSWCAARRRSVRYEDDEEEDGHNEEIAMLEFYSQSAKGEALIVDAVVDEEEVQVLIFKGFSSSLSYRTSPDPSRSILPARAVIKSIDRIKGPFDPSNIEYIQKGLTWEAFKTSLLGST from the exons ATGCGAGTACTGTCTCAGCTGAAGCACAGTAGCTTACGACATATGCATCCAGGGTCGTCAATGTCGTTGAAGAGGCTAGGAGGATGGGCAATACTATCCTCACCCCCGATGCTGCCATTTTCTGTCAAGGCAGACAGCTTTACCCGCAGAGTTAGCGTACGGTTGGCTATTAGGGCTCTGAAACTGAGCCACCGACGCGTTCGGAGCAGTTGGTGCGCTGCGAGGAGGAGATCAGTGAGATATGAGGATGATGAAGAGGAGGATGGGCACAACGAGGAAATTGCGATGTTGGAATTCTACAGCCAGTCTGCCAAGGGAGAAGCGCTTATTGTGGATGCGGTGGTGGACGAGGAGGAAGTACAAGTGCTTATCTTCAAG GGATTTTCTTCAAGCTTGAGCTACAGAACTTCACCAGATCCATCAAGAAGCATTCTTCCTGCTAGGGCAGTGATAAAGTCCATAGACAGAATTAAAGGACCTTTCGACCCTTCTAATATAGAGTACATTCAGAAAGGTCTAACATGGGAAGCTTTCAAGACCAGTCTCCTAGGCAGTACTTAA